The genomic window TTGATGAGCCAAGTTCCAAACTTTAGGTTGCAGCATCGCGCTAGCTTTACTTCAGGCACCAACTTCACAATCTCCTTTGAGTTATCAGGACGTTTTTCTAATGCTGCAGAATGTGTTAGTTTTCGTTTTTGATTTGCGTTACTAAAAGAAATTCTCTTACACTGCTAACTTGAATTTCTATGTGCACTTCTGCAAACTCCACAACTTCTCACATCTTGCTTCTACATCTGCTCTTCTTTGTCCTGCTCTTTGGGTGTGCATCGCCACAAAGCAGCATCAAAAGCATTGACACGCTGAACGATGAACAAGCCATGTTTGAAGCCTTTGGCAAATTTGCCCAAGAGCATCCTGATTTGCCTGAGAGTGTCTATGCCCTTTATCGGCGTGGCGAGATTTTCCAAAAGCGCGGTCGATTCGAAGATGCCAAACAGGAATATGCACGTGCTCTTGAACGCAACGCTGCACTTTCTCAAAAAAATGAGCGATACGCCCTGCTTGCACTCTATCGCCAGTGCGATTTGCTGTATGCCGATTACAAGCGCCTTCAACCTGCCTTTGTTATTCCACCCAGTGCATTTGAGCCCAAACAGTCTGCAGAACGTATCACATACGCGCCAGTAACAACAGAAAAACTTTCACTCAAAAAAACACTGGGTAAAAATTTGGTCGATCTGCTCAATGGCTTTCGCACGCAAGGCACAAGTGTTGGCGCGACAGTCACGGATTATATCAATGTCGCTGATGCCGTGTGCTACCTCTCCGAAGAACTTGGTGATGGCTTCATGCGTCTTGGCGATAGTCTCAGAACGCTGCACAATGCACAAGGGCGAGCCCTGAATCCCAACAAAATGATTTTAGCGGCTTATCAAGCCAATGTTGATGCTGCTGCCCAATACGACATTGCTGCCAAAGATTACAAGACGCTACGCGAAGAACTGCTCAATGCACGTACCGATAGCGCCACATCACCTGCAGTCCTATCAACCATTGAACCTTTGATTGAAAAGTTTGCGACCAAAATTGTGGAGATGCGCTACAAGTCTGGCTACGCACATGAGCAAAACGCCCTGCTCACGCTTGGCGCTGAACCAGATGAAGCGCAGAAAAATGCCACACTCAAATTGCCAATTGAACAAATTGATTTACCAATTGGGGAAATGGCTAGTCTGCTCTACCTTTCTCAAATTGTCGAGCGTTTTCGTGCGCCCCTCTCTTGAGCAAGCAGTGAAGTTCTACAAACTTGGCTTGCAGGAATCTGCCGAGATGAACGTGGCAACGACAAACTATGCTGCCATGTCGGAGCAAGCGATTTTGGAACTCGCTCAGAAAGCGGCACAACGCAGCGATTCACTGTCTTATCTTGCCTTGCGTTATTTTGATGATGCACACGCTGCTTATTTGCAAAAACTTTCCTTGCTTGGTCTTCAGACGCCGAAAGATACGCTCGAGCTTTTTGTGCAAGCCAAACGCATGGAACGTTTGCTCAAAACGCATCACGATCTTGTGCTGAATGCACTTGCAGAATATGACAAAGCATTTAAGGTGCTCAAAGAAATTGGTATTTCCCAGGCAGCCATATCACCTGTGCGCGAGCGTGCTCACATGTTCTCCGACACTGTGCTCCATGCTGTCAAGACGCGGCAAGCCACACTTACACAATTTTTAGCTGATGTGCAGAAAACCACAAAGAAAGACCGACGCAAGATTTGGTATCTTTCTGCGCTTGCACATTACGAACCGCTTGTAGCCATGCTGCGTACCAACTTCAGCAATTTTCAAGAATCGCGCTCTCGACTTGCGGTAATGAAGTAACGCTTGCACGGTTAAGTCAGTAAAAACACATTTTTGCTGCAAACAGCGCCACAAATTACCCGTGTCCTACGGACGATTTAGCCGTTTTTAGGCACAACTTACATCAAAACAATAACTTAGATTTTTCACTTAAAATCTCTCAATTGCGCATTCTGCAGCATTTTTTGGAACAGCGTTTAGCTATCTTTGTGAGCAATTGAAAAAGGAGAGAAAAGGAGTTAAGTAGTATGGAGTACCAATTTCCCGCAGTGGATCCCATTCCATTGCCTGCCCCCGTCTGGTTATTCAAACTTTTGCATATCGTAACGCTGGGCTTGCATTTCGTAGCAATGGAAATGCTGGTCGGCGGGCTGCTCGTGATGGCAGCGATGAACATTCTTGCAATGCGCCAGCCGCAACACTTGCTTGCTATCAGCCGCGCACAAACTGGTCAAATGCTGGCTAACCGCATGCCGATTGTAATGACTTATGTCATCAACTTGGGCGTGCCGCCGTTGCTCTTTACGCAGGTGCTCTACGGTCGAGCCATTTACACCAGCAGCGTGCTCATTGGTGCGTTTTGGCTTGCGGTAATTTTTCTTTTAGCCAGTTGCTACTGGCTGCTCTACCGTGCCTCTCAGCGCGCTAGCGACAATAAACCGTATTGGCATATCGCACTCGGTGCATGGGTGCTTGCGGTCGTCATTGCGCGCATATACTCGACCAACATGACGCTGATGCTGCGCCCTGAGGTCTGGAATGCACTTTACCATAACTCGCCAATTGGCTTGCAACTGCCACTTGATGATCCAACGACGACACCGCGCTGGCTTTTCATTCTTGCCGGTGGCTTTGCAACCGCTGGGATTTGGCTGCTCTGGCTTGCACCGTCCAACAAGCTCTTTCTCGATGTACAAACTTATATGAGTGGGCTTGGTGGCAGACTTGCAAGCCTTGCGCTGCTGGTTCAAGGGGCGTGTGCCTATTGGGTTGTCAGCGCTCAACCACCAGCGGTTCAAGACGCGCTTGGCAATACCTTGCTTACCAACGTCTCTGGCTACATCTGGATTGCACTGGCGGCAGTCTTACTGGGTCTTGCGCTTTTTAGCGCAATTCGCTCGAAGCCATCGAAACTTATCGGCTGGACAGGATTTGCTGCAGCCATTGTCGCCATGCTTGCCATGACTGCCTTTCGTGATGGACTGCGCGACATTACACTGCTCACCAAAGGCTTTGATGTCTGGGATAGAGTCGTGGTTACAAATTGGTCTGTCGTCATCATTTTTCTACTGCTTTTTGTTGCAGGTTTAGGCATTATTGGCTGGCTTCTGACGGTTGTCTTAAAAGCCAAGCCAGTGATTTTAGGCATTGACAACACGATTTTTGAATCTCAACCTAGAGTGGAGGAACACGCCCATGAGTAACGCCGCCGAACAACCGCTCTCTCATGCATCTAATTCAGTCGGTGCAGAGAGCGCAAAAGAAGAATCTATAAGCCGCCGTGCCTTTACGACTGCGCTCTTTACAGGTATTGGACTGTGCTATGCTGGCGCAATTGGTTATCCAATTTATCGCTACCTTGCTTCACCTATCCAAAAGTCTATGGAAGCTGCAAAGGTTTCCGAAGTGCGCTTGCCTGATGCTGAGAAACTCGAGCCCGGTGCCGCCCTGCTCTTTAAGTTTGGCACAAAGCCCGGCATTTTGATTCACCACAAAGACAACACTTGGAGCGCCATGGAAGCCGTTTGCACCCACATGGCTTGCACGGTGCAGTATCAACCTGACTTGAACAGACTGTTTTGTGCATGTCATGGTGGTGTCTATGATGTTAAGACAGGCAGTGCGCTCAGCGGTCCACCGCCAAAGCCCTTGAAGACCTTCAAGGTCGAAGTAGGTGAGGGTGGCGTTACAGTCTCCAAAGTTTAACCCTGAAAGGAGTTTCCAACAATGATGAAAGCGCTTTATCGCTGGGTCGATGAGCGGCTAAGTCTGAGCGAGATTATCAAGTTTGCTTCAAAAAAGACCGTGCCTGCACATCGCCACTCGTTTTGGTATTTCTGGGGCGGTATTTCTCTCTTCTTTTTTATCGTGCAATGCCTGACTGGCGTCCTGCTCTTGGTCTATTACCGCCCGGGTCCCGAAGCCTATGAATCGGTACGACAAATCACCAATGAGATTGAGTTTGGTTGGCTGATTCGCTCTGCTCACTCATGGTCAGCAAACTTGATGGTGGTTGCGGTCTTCGTGCACATGTTCTCCGTTTATTTTATGAAAGCCTATCGCGCGCCGCGTGAATTTGGCTGGTGGAGCGGCATGCTACTTCTGATTCTGACCCTACTTTTTGGCTTCAGCGGCTACCTGCTGCCGATGGACGAGCTGGCTTACTTTGCCACAAAAGTCGGGCTCTCCATTCCAGAAGCCCTGCCCGTGATTGGTCAGCCCATGACCAACCTTTTCCGTGGCGGATTGGAAGTGAGCGAAATTACGGTGCAGCGGTTCTTTGCCTTGCATGTTGTTGTCATGCCCGCCATCTTTTTGCCAATCTTGATTTTTCATCTCTGGCTCGTACAAAAGCATGGCAACGCAACCCTACCGAGTGAAGAAGCCAAACCAGCTTCGGAACGCAAGTCGATTCCTTTTTTTCCGAACTTTTTGATGCAAGATTTAGCCATGTGGCTCATTGCACTCAATGTGCTTGCCCTTTGTGCGTCTATCTACCCGTGGGGCATCGGCGAAGAAGCCGACCCTCTAAAGCCTGCCCCTGAGGGCATCCATCCTGAATGGTATTTTATGAGTGCCTTCCAGACGCTGAAAATTCTGGGTAAGATGTTTTCAGGCGAACTTGCCGCTTTCGGTGAAGGCTTAGGCATCACGCTGTTCACCTTGGGCTTGCTGCTTTGGACCCTGATTCCACTTTATGACAACAAGCATGTCAATGGTCGCCGTGCGCGTAATGCGACTTACTTTGGATTGCTTGCGCTCGGAATCATTATCGTTACGACCATCTGGGGCTATATGTCTATCTGAAACCTATTGCTTATTCAACTGAATCACAAAGAGAAAGGAAGTAACAACTATGAACTACCCATTTTGGGATGTACCTGTCATCGGTAGCGGATGGGTAATTGGGCTCATCTCTATTTTTCACGTGCTGATCTCCCAATTTGCAGTTGGCGGTGGGCTCTACCTCGTACTTGCTGAACGCAAAGCCCTGCGCGAAAACCGATTGGATTGGCTTGCACGCCTGAAAAATCATTCGCGCTTTTTTCTCATCATGACTAATGTCTTTGGCGCCACTTCTGGCGTAGGCATCTGGTTTGCCATTGGACTTGCACACCCTGAATCGACCAGCACACTCATTCATAACTTTGTCTTTGGGTGGGCAATGGAATGGGTGTTCTTTATCGTCGAACTCTCCTCTGCTGCCGTCTACTACTACTCTTGGAATAAAATCTCACATGAAGCTCACCAGCGCGTGGGATGGCTCTATGCGTTCTCGTCGTTCTGCACGCTCGTGATTATCAATGGTATTCTGAGCTTTATGCTTACGCCCGGTGAAGCCTGGCTTGCAGTTGCTGGCACCGGACAAGAAGCCTCGCAATTTTGGTCAGCGTTCTTCAATCCGACTTACTTCCCAAGCCTGTTCTTGCGCATCTTGGTGTGCATTTCACTTGCTGGAATCTGGTCGTTGGTCTCATATAGCCGTTTGGATCATGATGTGAAAGCTAAAGGCGAACTCATTACTTGGAGTTCAAAATGGCTTATTCCCTCATTCGTCGCTACGCCATTTGCTTTCCTCTGGTATCTTGCAAGCGTCCCTGAAGTCAATCGTTCTCTGCTTGAACTTGGTATCTCTACGATTGGCTCAGGCGCTTTCACGCAAGTTACACGCATTGCGCTCGTGATGGTTATGACTTCGGCTACGATTGTCGGTGTGGTCTATTTCTTTGTGCGCAAAGCTCCACAAGATTTTGCGTTCGGACATGGTTTAGCGGTGCTCTTTCTTGCAGCAGTCATCACAGCCTCTGGCGAATACGCCCGCGAAATGCTGCGCAAGCCTTATGTCATTGCACAACATATGTATTCCAATGGCATTCGTAAGTCAGAAGTAGCTCAAATGAGTCAGAAAGGCTATTTGCAAAAATCCATGTGGGTACGCCCTGTTGCCGACAACAGCAATGAGCCCGAACTCATCCTCTCCAAAGGTGAAGCCATGTACCGTGGTCAATGCTTGAACTGCCATACAAGCACAGGATATCGCTCCCTGACCAAATTCCTCTCTGGACGCGACCATCAGTCTATTACCAATCTCTTACAAACGCTGCATGAATACAAGGACGACTCTCCTTACAAAAAGTATATGCCGCAATTGGTAGGCACACCTGATGAAATTGCTGCCTTGAGCGACTACTTGGACTACAAGGTCAATAAAGAGAAAAGTCGCATTGCGGCACTGATGCGCACACATGAAAATCAAAAAGTAGCGCAAGTCGAGTAGTTCCCCCCTTTCTGCATTGTTGCTCTGCAAAAGCAAGCGTTTTGAGCGCTTGCTTTTTTTTTCGAGCATTTTTGTGTGTCTTTATGCAACAAAATTCCATAACTCCTTTTCTAAATAGCACTTAGCAACTTCCTTTTTTTAGAGTTAATCAAAATTTTCTAACAAGTTTTTTTTGTTTTTTTTCACAGAAAAACCTAACGTTGTCTACTCATTAGCGTAACTAATGAAAGCCGATGAGCTCTGTTTTTTCCGTCAACGGCTAAAGAAAAAGGGGGATAAATATGAAAAAGGTGCTTTGCTTCTCGCTCTTGCCCTCTGGTTCTTGCCCCTTGCAATTGCACTTGCTCAACCGAATGCCAAGTGGAGTTATGTGGCTGAATCAGGTGTGGTGAAATACTTTGCTACATCATCTGATGCGCGCCTAAACCGCGCTACGGAGACGATAGACCTCTGGGTACTTATGGAGTATCAAAATGCTTTACCCAGTGGCCTGGTTCGTCAAGAAAATTTGATGCGCTTTGATATACGACATGCACGTTTTGCCTTTAAGGAAATCATTGGCTACGCCGACGATGGCTCTTTGCTCTTTCATGTTGTACGTCCTGATGAAAAACTTATGTGGAAAAAAGTAACGGTGCAAAGTGCTGGTCAAGCCCTTTTTGAATTTGCGTCAGATATTTATACCTCGATGATACGTCTTGTCGGTAGCCTTAAATAACTTGTTTGCCTGCATGTGCATAATAGGCGGCTTAAGTGCCGCCTTTTTGATTTTCATCAAAAAAAGTCAAAAAAGATTGATTAGGTTGAAATGCACTTTTCCACGCAGAATTGTGTCTCCTTCGCCCAGTGCGTAACTAATGCCGAGCAATCCGAGTGGGGTTTCTAAGCGTGCGCCGATGCCCAGCCCCTGTCGCCAGCCTTCGCGCGCCGCGTCCCGCACATTGAGCGGATTTTGCGGCTTAAAAAAATACCCAAAGTCATAGAAGAGAAAAGCAAAGGCTTTACGTGAGAGTTGCAAGCGATATTCGACATTTGCAAAGAAGTAGCGCGAAGCTAAAAATTCTTGTTCACGATAGCCACGCAAAGTCTGCGCGCCGCCGAATCGGAACAGATCGCTGAACTGCACTTCTTCGGCTAAGAGTGCCTGACCGACGACACGCAGCGCCAGCACTTGTCGCAAGAAAGTTTGCTGATACCACTCGGCTTCCAATGATAGGCGTTGCTGCACCACACTACGCTGCACGGTTAAGGCTTCCAAGAGAGAATCTGGTGCATCGAGTGTTTTTGTGCCAATGCGGTATTCATTTCGAAAGAGTACGCCTGAGGTTGGATTGAGCGGATAGTCGCGCGAGTCGTAGGCAATCCCAAGCCCGGTGAGCGTAATGCCACTCTGCAAAATTGGGTCATCGCGCTTTGTGCCTTGAAAGATAGGATTGATTCGCTCCACTTGCGCGAGCGCTGACACCGAAAAGTTTTCACTGAGTTGATAGCTCAAACTTCCTGAAAGCAGCAGTTGTGAAAATGACGAATCTTGTTGCAATTGCATGGCTTCTAGTGAAGCGTTCAGTGCCATGCCCAAAATCCAAGGCTCTTGGTAGCTTACACGAAGTTCTTGAGTGAAATTGTTCGGTCGTTGCCAGCGTACCCCGAGCCGTCGCCCTGAACCGAACAAATTGCGTAAGCCAATGTTGACCAATCCTGTCAGAAATCCTGTCTCTTCGGGCGGAATAGGAGGCTGATAGCCGATGATACCGTCAAATGTATTGACATTGCCTTCTACAAGATCAAACTTGATGACGGCTTGTAGCGTATCGCTTTGCATGGATTTTTGCAAAATCAGCAGTTCGGGGTCGCTTACGCGCTCAAAGAAACCCAGCCGTTCTAAACGCGGTTTGAGTTGCATAAACTTTTCCTCGCTGTATAGTTCTCCGACTTTGAGCGGCAGTTCGCGTGTAAGGGTTTCAGGCTGTGTGTTTAGGCTATCGGAAAACTTGTAGCCTGCAATTTGTACGACTGGACCTTCTTCAATAGCAAGGCTAAGTTTCAAGCCCGTTGTTATGCCGTCGTCAGTGCGTGTCTCAATGCGCTCCACTCTTACCACCGAGATTTTGGCGAACGGTCGCCCCAGCCTTTCATAGCGCGAGAGCACAGCCTCAAAATCTTTCTCGAGCGTTTCATTGTCCAGCACATCTCCTTCATGCGTTGTCATGAGCAGCCGAAGATCATTTTCAGAAAGTGCTCGATTGCCGCTAAACTGAATT from [Chlorobium] sp. 445 includes these protein-coding regions:
- a CDS encoding cytochrome bc complex cytochrome b subunit, which gives rise to MMKALYRWVDERLSLSEIIKFASKKTVPAHRHSFWYFWGGISLFFFIVQCLTGVLLLVYYRPGPEAYESVRQITNEIEFGWLIRSAHSWSANLMVVAVFVHMFSVYFMKAYRAPREFGWWSGMLLLILTLLFGFSGYLLPMDELAYFATKVGLSIPEALPVIGQPMTNLFRGGLEVSEITVQRFFALHVVVMPAIFLPILIFHLWLVQKHGNATLPSEEAKPASERKSIPFFPNFLMQDLAMWLIALNVLALCASIYPWGIGEEADPLKPAPEGIHPEWYFMSAFQTLKILGKMFSGELAAFGEGLGITLFTLGLLLWTLIPLYDNKHVNGRRARNATYFGLLALGIIIVTTIWGYMSI